The region TCCCGTACGGCGCGGGTGGCCTCCTCCAGGGAGGCGCGCAGTTCGAAGGCGAACGCGGTGGCACCGGGCGAGGCCGCGGCATCGCGTTCCGGAAGGTGGACCTCAAGGATCATCGTGACCCGGCCCATGGTGGCGAGCGCGGCGCTGGCCGCGTTCGCCGAGGCGAGCGACAGGCCGCGGTGGCGTACGGGCTCCTTCTCGGCGCGGGCCTCGCTCTCCTCCCAGGCGGCGCGGGCCGCGCGGGAGTCCAGCAGGGCGTCGCGGACCTGCCGGGGGCGGCGTTCGGCGGGCTGTGCGTAGAGGTCGAACACGGCCAGCGCGTACTGCCCGTTGGCCGCCAGCCACGCGGCGAGGCCGTCGCGGAGCTTGGGGGTCTCCCAGGCCGGGAACAGCGCGTACGACAGCATCGCGAGCAGTCCGCCGAGGAGGGTGAGCACGAGGCGTTCCTGCACGGTCTGCTCCCAGCCCGCCCCGGCGATGCCGAGCAGGAAGACCACATAGGCCGCCACGCACGCCGAGGTCACCGAGAAGCCGGTGCGCATCAGCAGATACATCAGTCCCACGCAGACCACGGCGAGCCCGGCGCTGACGTACCTGTCCGGATGCGCCAGGGCCATCAACGCGCCCGCGACGGTGACGCCGACGAGGGTGCCGATGAAGCGGGCGATGCCGCGGGAGTAGGTCTGGGCGAAGTCGGGGCGCATCACCACGACGGAGGCCAGCGGCGCCCAGTAGCCGTGGCCGAACGGGAGCACGGTGCCCAGCAGATAGCCGGCGTCGGCGACCGCGGCGACCCTGAGGGCGTGCCGGAGGATGTGCGAGGACCAGCGCGCCTCGCGGTGCAGCGAGCGCAGCGCGCCCGGCACCAGCCGCGGGACGCTGGGGCGCAGCAGATGGCCGCGCTCCGCCTCGGTGGTGGGGCGGGTGGCCTGGACCGGCTCGTCGGTGAGCTCGACGGCGTCGGCGAGCAGCGAGATCAGCCGGTACGCGGAGCGCCGGGCGGCCCCGTGGAGCATCGGGCCGGTGGCGGGGACTTCGAGGGTGGCCATCGCCTCGGGGGGCAGCCGGACCGGCCGGGCGTGCCGTACCGCGTGGGCGACGGCGTCCAGGACGGTGGCCGCGGCGCCCAGCAGGTCGCGGGCCCGGTCGCGTTCGGGCCCTTCCAGCGGGGCGCCGACGACCGGGTCGGCGAGGGAGGCGAGGACCGGCCGGACGCGTTCGGCGAGTCCCCGGGGGCCGTGCAGCTGTACGGGGCGGCGCCTGGCCTGACGGGGGGTCACGGCGGAGGCCAGCCGGGCGTCCATCAGGGGGGCCGGGTCGAACGGGGCGACCGGGTCGTGCCGCAGCCGCCGGGCGTAGTCCGCCTCGTCGGCCAACGCGTCGGCGAGCGCATCGCGCTGGGTGCCCCAGGGGCGGACCGGGAGGACCACGATGAGGGTGGCCTGGACGAGCCCGCCGAAGAAGATCAGGGCGGCGTGTTCCAGCGCGCCGAGGACGGAGGTCGGCAGGGTGACGGTGACCAGCATGATCGCCACGGTCTGGGTGCCGACCAGCCCGGCGACCGGGCCGATCGCCCAGGCCATCCCGGCCAGGAAGGTCCAGCCGGCCAGGAGCAGGACGAAGGCGACGAGGTGGGCGGCGGCCAGATAGCCGAGGAAGGTGGAGACCGCCAGCGCCCCGGCGACGGCGAGCGCGAGCACCGGGCGCGGCCGCATGCTGCGCTGGAAGGTGACGATGCCGGAGGAGAACGCGCCGAAGGCGGAGGAGACCGCGAGGGACGGGTCGCCGCGCCACAGGCACAGGCCGATGACCAGGGCGACGCCGGCCGTGCCGCGGAGGGCGATCAGCGGGGTGAGCTTGGTCCGCTCGATGGTCAGCCCCGAGCGAGCGGCTTCCTTGAGCGCACGCGACCAGGTCATAGCGAGAGGATACGGTCCGAAGGTGGACGTTCCGGGCTGTCGTGGGCGGCGGTCCTGACGCGTCCCGTCACCCGTCCACCGGGAAAATCCCGGTAAACCGCCCTTCCCTCGCACGTAAAACGTCCCAGGTCACAAAGGGGATGCCCGGATTCCGCACGGCGGTGCGAGCAAGGCGACACCCCGGAACGGAAACCGGTGCCCGCACCGGCGCCCTCTAGCTGGTCAGCCGGGACAGCTCCCGGGTGTGTGGCAAGGAGAAGGCCCCGTGCGCAAAGCCCTGTTCCATCCGGTGATCGCGCTGATCACCCTGACCGTCCTCGTCTGTACGGCCGGCTGCGGCACCGGCGCCACCCAGGCCTCCCCCATACGGTTCGGCGGCACCCAGGCGGGCGCCGCCCTGCACGCCATGCCCCCGGGAAAGCGGTCGCTGGTGCAGTGGCCCACGCACCCCATCAGCTTCGACGTGGAGAGCCGGGTCGGCGGGGCCGGCCGGAACACCCCGATAGGCGTGACCACCCTGCACGGCCCCAAGTCGGGCTTCACCGGCAAGGTCTGGGTGTGGGCGCCGCCGGAGTACTACGAGAAGCGGAACGCGAACAAGGGCTTCCCGGTGATGGAGGCGCTGCCCGGCTCGTACGGCTTCCCCGCCAACTACTGGACGGGTTCCGACCTCAAACTGGAGGAGAGCCTCGCCCAGTGGTCCCGCAACGGCAGCAGCCTGCCGTTCATCGTCGTCATGCCGGTGCTCAACCCCGATGACCAGCAGTACTACGACGGCAGCGACATACCGGGCCGGCCGAAGATGGGCACCTGGCTCAGCCAGGACGTGCCCGACCTCGTACGGCAGAACTTCCGCACCCTCAGGACCCGCGACGCCTGGGCCATCATGGGCTCCTCCTCGGGCGGTTTCGCGGCCCTGAAGAACGTGCTCCAGCACCCGGACACCTTCAAGGTGGCGATACCGAACGGGCCGGACATCGTGCCCGACTCGCCGCTGTGGAACGGCCACGCCGAGGCGGAGCGGGAGAACAACCCCGAGGTGCTGGCCCGCCGGCTGATCGCGCGCGGCGGACCGGCGGTCCACCTCGCCTTCCAGGACGGCTCCCGGGAGCACACGGTGCTGCCGAAGGTACGGAAGTTCATCGCGCGGTACGGGCACGGGCCGGTGCACACCCGGCTGCAGATCGTGCCGGACGGCACGCACAGCGCGGCGACGTATGTGCGGGGCCTGGGCGAGGGCACGATGCGCTGGGTCAGCGCCCGCATGCAGGGGCCGACCGCCTGACACGGCCGGCCGGCCCCGGCCCCACCCGGCGGCTCACCACCCGCAGTCGACGTCCTGCAGGACGATCGGACGGGATTCCAGGCCCACATAGGCGGTGAAGGAGCCGCGGGTCCCGCCGTCCCAGAAGGTGGTGACCGTCGCCCAGCCGACCCCGGCGGACTGGGCGGTGGTCACCTTGCCGACGGTGATCCGCCGCGGGGTGTTCTGGGCGCACAGCAGCAGGTCGTAGCCCTCGGTGTGGGCGGCCCGGTCCTTGAGGTGGTCCGAGACCTGGTGCTCGCGCGCCCCGGCATCGGGACCGTGCTGGCCGTAGAAGGAGGTCAGGAAGCGGTGGATCTCGGCGGCGGTGTGCCGGCCGTTGGGGTCGGAGCGGACGCCGGCGGCGGCCGGCGCGCTCTGTGGGTGCGCGGCCGCGGAGGCCGGGCCGGAGGCGGCGAGGGTGAGGGTCAGGCCGAGCGCGGCGGCACCGGCCGCGGCAGCGGCGGCGGCGGCGGTCCGACGTGAAGTGGTACGGAGCATGTGAGGTCCCCCGACTTCGGGCTGGTGAACTCTGTGCTCCTTGGACCACCGGCCGGCCCGAATGGTTGCGGCGCGGGCACCCGGCTTCCCCGGCCGGCGCCCGCCTCCCGCGCGGCCCGCTCCGCCCGTGGCCGCGGCCCCCCGTCAGGCCCCCGTCAGGCCCCCGTCAGGCCGTCGTCACGACACCACGTCCTTGCGCGCGAACCCCCGGAACGCCAGCGCGCACAGCACCAGCGCATACGCCACCGAGACCGCCGAGCCCTGGATCATCCCGGCCCACTCCATGGTGGGCTGCAGTGCGTCCGCCCAGGAGTACTGCCAGTGGGCGGGCAGCACATCACGCCAGTCGCCGAGGGCGGTGACCTGGTCGAGGACGTTGCCGACGATGGTCAGCCCGACGGCGCCGCCGACCGCGCCCAGCGGGGCGTCGGTCACCGTCGACAGCCAGAACGCCAGGGCCGCGGTGACCAGCTGGCTCACGAAGAGGTAGCCGACCACGACCGCCAGCCGCGGCAGTGCCTCCTGTGGCGACAGCGCGCCGCCGGTGGGCAGTTGCAGCGGTCCCCAGCCGTACGCCGCGGTGCCCACGCCCAGCGCCACCAGCGGCAGCAGCAGCATCGCGGCGGCGCTGAACAGCAGCCCCACGGTGAGCTTGCTCAGCAGCAGCCGGGCCCGGGGAACCGGCGCGGCGAGCAGATAGCGCAGCGAGGACCAGCTCGCCTCGGAGGCCACCGTGTCCCCGCAGAACAGGGCCACCGGGACCACCAGTACGAAGCCGGCGGAGACGAACAGGGCGGTGGCCGCGAAGTTCCCGCCGGAGGCGGTGGCGGCGTCCAGCAGGGTGATCCGGCCGTTGCCGCGC is a window of Streptomyces caniferus DNA encoding:
- a CDS encoding alpha/beta hydrolase, coding for MRKALFHPVIALITLTVLVCTAGCGTGATQASPIRFGGTQAGAALHAMPPGKRSLVQWPTHPISFDVESRVGGAGRNTPIGVTTLHGPKSGFTGKVWVWAPPEYYEKRNANKGFPVMEALPGSYGFPANYWTGSDLKLEESLAQWSRNGSSLPFIVVMPVLNPDDQQYYDGSDIPGRPKMGTWLSQDVPDLVRQNFRTLRTRDAWAIMGSSSGGFAALKNVLQHPDTFKVAIPNGPDIVPDSPLWNGHAEAERENNPEVLARRLIARGGPAVHLAFQDGSREHTVLPKVRKFIARYGHGPVHTRLQIVPDGTHSAATYVRGLGEGTMRWVSARMQGPTA
- a CDS encoding FUSC family protein, whose amino-acid sequence is MTWSRALKEAARSGLTIERTKLTPLIALRGTAGVALVIGLCLWRGDPSLAVSSAFGAFSSGIVTFQRSMRPRPVLALAVAGALAVSTFLGYLAAAHLVAFVLLLAGWTFLAGMAWAIGPVAGLVGTQTVAIMLVTVTLPTSVLGALEHAALIFFGGLVQATLIVVLPVRPWGTQRDALADALADEADYARRLRHDPVAPFDPAPLMDARLASAVTPRQARRRPVQLHGPRGLAERVRPVLASLADPVVGAPLEGPERDRARDLLGAAATVLDAVAHAVRHARPVRLPPEAMATLEVPATGPMLHGAARRSAYRLISLLADAVELTDEPVQATRPTTEAERGHLLRPSVPRLVPGALRSLHREARWSSHILRHALRVAAVADAGYLLGTVLPFGHGYWAPLASVVVMRPDFAQTYSRGIARFIGTLVGVTVAGALMALAHPDRYVSAGLAVVCVGLMYLLMRTGFSVTSACVAAYVVFLLGIAGAGWEQTVQERLVLTLLGGLLAMLSYALFPAWETPKLRDGLAAWLAANGQYALAVFDLYAQPAERRPRQVRDALLDSRAARAAWEESEARAEKEPVRHRGLSLASANAASAALATMGRVTMILEVHLPERDAAASPGATAFAFELRASLEEATRAVRERGELNWSDLRAVWERWDAEDESRGVALRVADLQLDALDDLAEALSREPRTDLGEDEGAEAEGDGGR
- a CDS encoding ABC transporter permease translates to MTAHATARAPGYHPRRTLPLRVEARRQLRRRRTLVIAAVLALLPCVLVAAFALGGDPQGRGNGRITLLDAATASGGNFAATALFVSAGFVLVVPVALFCGDTVASEASWSSLRYLLAAPVPRARLLLSKLTVGLLFSAAAMLLLPLVALGVGTAAYGWGPLQLPTGGALSPQEALPRLAVVVGYLFVSQLVTAALAFWLSTVTDAPLGAVGGAVGLTIVGNVLDQVTALGDWRDVLPAHWQYSWADALQPTMEWAGMIQGSAVSVAYALVLCALAFRGFARKDVVS